A stretch of Gemmatimonas aurantiaca T-27 DNA encodes these proteins:
- the mqnC gene encoding cyclic dehypoxanthinyl futalosine synthase: protein MRDLLDFYTNAPLLELGLEADRVREAKHPHGIVTYIVDRNINYTNVCVADCGFCAFYRRPKNGEGYTLSYEQIGDKIEETKALGGVQILIQGGHNPYIPFEWYLDLMRYIKRHHPIHIHGFSPSEVDFFATRFRMDARDVIRELKAAGLDSIPGGGGEILVQRVRDIAAPKKAGADRWLEIMELAHNEGMKTSVTMMYGIGETLAERIEHLQRVRDLQARTNGFTAFITWPLQPENTPAMSHMPKTDATTYLRTVAISRIVLDNVPNLQSSWVTMGMKVGQMALRFGCNDFGSLMIEENVVSAANTTHRTTTDELDRLIVDAGFTPARRRQDYSLLTNDSATASAATAAPTAPAAA from the coding sequence ATGCGTGACCTGCTCGACTTCTACACGAACGCGCCCTTGCTGGAACTTGGCCTCGAAGCGGACCGTGTCCGCGAGGCCAAACATCCGCACGGCATCGTGACGTACATCGTCGACCGCAACATCAACTACACCAACGTGTGTGTGGCGGATTGCGGCTTCTGTGCGTTTTATCGCCGTCCGAAGAACGGGGAAGGGTATACGCTGTCGTACGAGCAGATCGGCGACAAGATCGAGGAAACCAAGGCCCTCGGCGGCGTGCAGATCCTCATTCAGGGCGGGCACAATCCGTACATCCCGTTCGAGTGGTATCTGGACCTGATGCGCTACATCAAGCGGCATCATCCGATTCACATTCACGGATTCTCGCCCAGCGAAGTGGACTTCTTCGCCACACGGTTCCGCATGGATGCACGGGACGTGATCCGCGAACTCAAGGCGGCCGGTCTCGATTCCATCCCGGGTGGTGGTGGCGAGATTCTCGTGCAGCGGGTGCGTGATATTGCCGCGCCCAAGAAGGCCGGTGCTGACCGTTGGCTCGAGATCATGGAGCTCGCGCACAACGAAGGCATGAAGACGTCGGTCACCATGATGTACGGTATCGGTGAAACGCTGGCTGAACGCATCGAGCATCTGCAGCGTGTGCGGGATTTGCAGGCGCGCACCAATGGCTTCACCGCGTTCATCACCTGGCCGTTGCAACCGGAGAACACACCGGCCATGTCGCACATGCCAAAGACCGACGCGACCACCTACCTGCGCACGGTGGCCATTTCCCGCATCGTGCTCGACAACGTGCCCAACCTGCAGTCGAGCTGGGTCACGATGGGCATGAAGGTGGGGCAGATGGCGCTGCGTTTCGGGTGCAACGACTTTGGTTCGCTGATGATCGAAGAGAACGTGGTGTCGGCCGCCAATACCACACATCGCACCACCACCGACGAACTCGATCGCCTGATCGTGGATGCGGGCTTCACGCCGGCTCGGCGTCGGCAAGACTATTCGTTGCTCACCAACGACAGCGCGACGGCGTCGGCGGCGACCGCCGCCCCCACGGCTCCCGCGGCCGCCTGA
- a CDS encoding menaquinone biosynthesis protein has product MLRVGRIRYINCYPVYGAIDRGIVPLAGTLVNGVPTDLNRLMAAGELDVSVVSAVEYARDATKLLLLPEIGITSDGPVRSVMLFSKRAPQDLGGKRVVVSRSSMTSVALLELLFEHVWRCRPEFVPGDAEMSDIARFEEEPHDARLVIGDAALKLFDESTRGGAWAERYPWREDLGAAWKAWTGLPFVFAVWVARRATPVHEALSAHASLIASRDWGLEHLDILSQQASESSGVPVETCAEYFAGLDYRLSYPHLAGLTEFFRRLVLAGRVPNGTLAFLPAA; this is encoded by the coding sequence ATGCTGCGCGTCGGTCGCATCCGGTATATCAACTGCTATCCGGTGTACGGGGCCATTGATCGTGGCATCGTACCGCTGGCGGGCACGCTGGTGAACGGCGTGCCCACCGATCTCAATCGGCTGATGGCGGCCGGTGAGCTCGATGTCAGCGTGGTGTCGGCCGTGGAATACGCCCGGGATGCGACCAAACTCCTGCTGTTGCCCGAGATCGGCATCACCAGCGACGGCCCGGTGCGCAGTGTGATGCTGTTCAGCAAGCGCGCGCCACAGGATCTCGGGGGAAAGCGCGTCGTGGTGAGTCGCAGCAGCATGACATCGGTGGCGCTGCTGGAGCTGTTGTTCGAACATGTCTGGCGCTGTCGCCCGGAATTTGTGCCGGGTGACGCCGAGATGTCCGACATCGCGCGCTTTGAAGAAGAACCGCACGACGCGCGCCTGGTGATCGGCGATGCGGCGCTCAAGCTGTTCGACGAAAGCACGCGCGGTGGCGCCTGGGCTGAGCGGTATCCATGGCGCGAAGATCTGGGTGCCGCGTGGAAGGCCTGGACCGGACTGCCCTTCGTATTTGCGGTGTGGGTGGCGCGACGCGCCACGCCGGTGCACGAAGCGCTGTCGGCCCATGCTTCACTGATCGCCTCGCGTGACTGGGGACTCGAGCATCTCGATATCCTGTCACAGCAGGCCTCCGAATCGAGCGGCGTGCCGGTGGAGACCTGCGCCGAGTATTTCGCCGGTTTGGATTATCGCTTGTCGTACCCGCACCTCGCGGGGTTGACCGAGTTTTTCCGTCGGCTGGTGTTGGCTGGTCGCGTCCCCAATGGGACGTTGGCCTTCCTGCCGGCCGCCTGA
- a CDS encoding CofH family radical SAM protein: protein MPLAVPFDLSRLRDSALLPIGQKLIDGERLTVADGVVLFRSPDLLGVGAMADAANRARHGDRVTFASNQHINPTNICVLRTTCAFCGYARLPKEEGAYRYTLEQALVESDRADGTITREFHIVGGLDMQAGLEYYQTLFRALKERHPQVHIKALTAVEIAHIARIEKMSRADVLIALREAGLDTLPGGGAETFSAAVRDVIATKKLGGTDYIDVHRTAHQLGIRSNCTMLYGHVETIEDRMQHLEMLRDLQDETGGFLAYIPLAYHPDDNELGKTLGRQGTSTTGADDLRNLAVGRLFLDNFEHIKSHWIMVTSAVSQLSLHFGVNDIEGTVVREKIYHAVGAHTPQGMTLPQLLTLIRGAGKVPAERDSFYHVLREFGPDETGEAAPDAPASDLITAAAS, encoded by the coding sequence ATGCCGCTCGCTGTCCCGTTTGATCTGTCCAGGCTGCGCGATTCGGCGCTCCTCCCGATCGGCCAGAAGCTGATCGACGGGGAGCGCCTCACCGTTGCGGATGGTGTGGTGCTCTTTCGCTCCCCCGACTTGCTCGGCGTGGGAGCCATGGCGGATGCCGCGAATCGCGCCCGTCACGGGGATCGCGTCACGTTCGCGTCCAACCAGCACATCAATCCCACCAACATCTGCGTGTTGCGCACCACGTGCGCCTTCTGCGGATACGCGCGCCTGCCCAAGGAAGAGGGCGCCTATCGGTACACGCTGGAACAAGCCCTGGTCGAGTCCGACCGCGCCGACGGGACCATCACGCGCGAGTTTCACATCGTCGGTGGCCTCGATATGCAGGCGGGGCTCGAGTATTACCAGACGCTGTTCCGCGCGCTCAAGGAGCGGCACCCGCAGGTGCACATCAAGGCGCTCACCGCCGTCGAAATCGCACACATCGCGCGCATCGAGAAGATGAGCCGCGCGGACGTGCTCATCGCGCTGCGTGAAGCAGGACTCGACACGCTGCCCGGTGGTGGTGCGGAAACGTTCAGCGCCGCCGTGCGTGACGTGATCGCCACCAAGAAGCTCGGCGGCACCGATTACATCGACGTGCACCGCACCGCGCATCAGTTGGGCATTCGCTCCAACTGCACCATGTTGTACGGGCATGTGGAAACCATCGAGGATCGCATGCAGCATCTCGAGATGCTGCGCGACCTGCAGGACGAAACCGGCGGATTCCTCGCCTACATCCCGTTGGCGTACCACCCCGATGACAACGAGTTGGGCAAGACACTGGGCCGTCAGGGTACGTCCACCACGGGCGCCGACGACCTGCGCAATCTCGCCGTCGGCCGGTTGTTCCTCGACAACTTCGAACACATCAAGTCGCACTGGATCATGGTGACGTCAGCCGTGTCGCAGTTGTCGCTGCACTTCGGCGTGAATGACATCGAAGGCACGGTGGTGCGCGAGAAGATCTATCATGCGGTGGGCGCCCACACGCCGCAGGGCATGACCTTGCCGCAACTGCTCACACTGATCCGTGGAGCAGGGAAGGTTCCGGCCGAACGGGATTCGTTCTACCACGTCCTGCGTGAGTTTGGCCCGGACGAGACGGGAGAGGCCGCGCCTGACGCGCCGGCGTCGGATCTCATCACAGCCGCGGCGTCCTGA
- the fabF gene encoding beta-ketoacyl-ACP synthase II has protein sequence MRRRVVVTGLGAVTPVGNDVATTWQSLLAGVSGGAPITKFDASAFKVHFACEVKGFDVGLYMDRKEAKRADLYTQYAMAASVQAMQDAGLASGDFVPEDCGVIIGSGIGGLATMEEQHSVLINSGNRRISPFFVPMYIVDIAAGVVSMRFGAKGPNYATVSACSTSAHAIGEAFRTIVYGDADVMITGGSEASVLPMAIGGFGNMTALSERNDSPATASRPFDATRDGFVLGEGAGVVVLEELEHARRRGARIYGEVIGYGATGDAYSLTGQPDAHEGLQRAMRKAIKDGGFDLTEVDYINAHGTSTPLNDANEIKAIKSVFGEHAKALSVSSTKSATGHLLGAAGGVEFIACALAVRDGMIPPTINHATPDPECDLDVTPNTPKARPVRIAMSNSSGFGGHNVSIAIRRFTE, from the coding sequence ATGCGGCGGCGGGTCGTCGTCACGGGGCTCGGGGCGGTCACGCCTGTCGGAAACGACGTGGCGACGACTTGGCAGTCGCTGCTGGCTGGGGTGTCCGGCGGGGCACCAATCACGAAGTTCGATGCCAGCGCCTTCAAGGTGCACTTCGCCTGTGAGGTGAAGGGCTTCGATGTTGGGTTGTACATGGACCGCAAGGAAGCGAAGCGTGCGGACCTGTACACACAGTACGCGATGGCGGCGTCCGTGCAGGCGATGCAGGATGCCGGCCTCGCGTCCGGTGATTTTGTGCCGGAAGACTGCGGCGTCATCATCGGCAGTGGCATCGGCGGCCTGGCAACCATGGAAGAGCAGCACTCGGTGCTGATCAATTCCGGTAACCGGCGCATTTCGCCCTTCTTCGTGCCGATGTACATCGTCGATATCGCCGCGGGTGTGGTCTCCATGCGCTTCGGCGCCAAGGGGCCCAACTACGCCACGGTATCGGCGTGCTCGACCAGTGCTCACGCCATCGGTGAGGCGTTCCGTACCATCGTGTACGGAGATGCCGATGTCATGATCACCGGCGGCTCGGAAGCGTCGGTGTTGCCCATGGCCATCGGTGGTTTTGGCAACATGACCGCGCTCTCGGAGCGCAACGATTCGCCGGCCACCGCCTCGCGGCCGTTCGATGCGACGCGTGACGGGTTTGTACTGGGCGAAGGCGCCGGTGTGGTGGTGCTCGAAGAACTCGAACACGCCCGCCGCCGCGGAGCGCGCATTTACGGCGAAGTGATCGGCTACGGCGCCACCGGTGACGCCTACAGCCTCACAGGCCAGCCCGACGCCCACGAAGGCCTGCAGCGCGCCATGCGCAAGGCCATCAAGGACGGTGGGTTCGACCTTACGGAAGTCGACTACATCAACGCGCACGGTACCTCCACGCCGCTCAACGACGCCAACGAGATCAAGGCGATCAAGTCGGTGTTTGGCGAGCATGCGAAGGCGCTGTCCGTCAGCTCCACCAAGTCGGCCACCGGGCACCTGCTCGGCGCTGCCGGGGGTGTGGAATTCATCGCCTGCGCGCTGGCTGTGCGCGACGGCATGATTCCCCCCACGATCAATCACGCGACTCCCGATCCCGAGTGCGACCTGGACGTCACGCCCAACACGCCCAAGGCGCGTCCGGTGCGTATCGCCATGTCGAACAGCTCTGGTTTCGGTGGTCACAACGTCTCGATCGCAATCCGACGGTTTACCGAATAG
- a CDS encoding acyl carrier protein, which translates to MADHASKIKDIIEKELGVEREKLTPEASFIEDLGADSLDIVELVMEFEKEFNIDIPDEDAEKLRTVGDAVAYLEAKVGG; encoded by the coding sequence ATGGCGGATCACGCGTCGAAGATCAAGGACATCATCGAAAAGGAACTCGGCGTGGAGCGCGAGAAGCTGACCCCCGAAGCCAGCTTCATCGAGGACCTCGGCGCCGACTCGCTCGACATCGTCGAGCTGGTGATGGAGTTCGAAAAGGAATTCAACATCGACATCCCCGACGAAGACGCCGAGAAGCTCCGCACGGTGGGTGACGCGGTCGCCTATCTCGAGGCGAAGGTCGGCGGCTGA
- the fabG gene encoding 3-oxoacyl-[acyl-carrier-protein] reductase — protein MAHPTIDLTGRVALVTGSTRGIGRAIAETLARAGARVAVTGRDAEKAAAAAQEISAATGVEARGYAADVSDTAQAAALIEAVEKDFGQLDILVNNAGLTRDNLMMRLKDDDWDAVIDANLRGAFATCRAATRGMMKRRWGRIINMASVVGIMGNKGQVNYAASKAGLIGMTKSIAKELASRNILANVVAPGFIETDMTAAMTPEARASLSTNIPLERLGTPDDVANMVLVLASDLTSYVTGQVFVVDGGLVM, from the coding sequence ATGGCACACCCGACGATCGATCTGACGGGGCGCGTGGCGCTCGTGACGGGCTCTACGCGCGGCATCGGCCGCGCCATCGCGGAAACGCTGGCTCGTGCCGGCGCTCGTGTCGCGGTCACGGGTCGGGACGCGGAGAAGGCAGCGGCGGCGGCGCAGGAGATTTCGGCGGCCACCGGTGTGGAAGCCCGCGGGTATGCGGCGGATGTGTCGGACACGGCGCAGGCGGCCGCGCTGATCGAAGCGGTCGAAAAGGACTTCGGTCAGCTCGATATTCTCGTGAACAATGCAGGGCTCACGCGCGACAATCTCATGATGCGTCTCAAGGACGATGATTGGGACGCGGTGATCGATGCCAACCTGCGTGGCGCATTCGCGACCTGTCGCGCCGCCACCCGTGGCATGATGAAGCGCCGCTGGGGCCGGATCATCAACATGGCCAGCGTCGTGGGCATCATGGGCAACAAGGGGCAGGTGAACTACGCGGCGAGCAAGGCCGGGCTGATCGGCATGACCAAGTCGATCGCCAAGGAACTCGCATCGCGGAACATCCTGGCCAACGTCGTGGCTCCGGGCTTCATCGAGACGGACATGACGGCCGCAATGACACCGGAAGCGCGAGCCAGCTTGAGCACCAACATTCCGCTCGAGCGCCTGGGCACACCGGATGATGTGGCGAACATGGTACTCGTGCTCGCCTCCGACCTGACCAGCTATGTGACGGGCCAGGTCTTCGTGGTAGATGGTGGCCTCGTAATGTGA
- the fabD gene encoding ACP S-malonyltransferase, which yields MATDFVLLLPGQGSQKVGMGKDLYDAFPAARETFHAIDDAVGSALSTLAFEGPADELTRTLNAQPALLAHSAAVWAVVKDTIGARVRAAAGHSLGEFSAYHVTGALEAAGAARMVRQRGSLMYEQGVARPGAMAAILGVLTANIDDLCAQATSERGLVVPANYNSEEQVVISGEVAGVERAMELAKEAGAKRCLPLPVSGAFHSPLMEPAAAGLSAALDAESWQDPRVPVVANVNAAAITSAVEARALLVQQLTAPVQWTRVMRTLAELHPDATFVEIGTGAVLTGLARRIAPSVKTMACGTVAEVEKLLELAQQES from the coding sequence ATGGCTACCGATTTTGTGCTGCTGCTTCCCGGTCAAGGGTCGCAGAAAGTGGGCATGGGGAAGGATCTCTACGACGCGTTTCCTGCGGCACGCGAGACCTTTCACGCCATCGATGATGCCGTGGGCAGTGCGCTGTCCACGCTGGCCTTCGAAGGCCCCGCCGATGAACTGACCCGCACCCTCAACGCGCAGCCCGCGCTGCTGGCGCACAGCGCCGCCGTTTGGGCGGTTGTGAAGGACACCATCGGTGCACGGGTGCGCGCGGCGGCCGGCCACTCGCTCGGCGAGTTCTCGGCCTATCACGTCACGGGAGCGCTGGAAGCCGCCGGCGCGGCGCGCATGGTGCGCCAGCGCGGCAGCCTGATGTACGAGCAAGGTGTCGCGCGTCCTGGTGCCATGGCGGCCATTCTGGGCGTGCTGACGGCCAACATCGATGACCTGTGTGCGCAAGCCACGAGCGAACGGGGTCTGGTGGTGCCGGCCAATTACAACAGCGAAGAGCAGGTGGTCATCTCCGGCGAAGTGGCCGGCGTGGAGCGCGCGATGGAGCTGGCCAAGGAAGCCGGTGCCAAGCGTTGCCTGCCACTGCCAGTGAGTGGGGCCTTTCACTCCCCGCTCATGGAGCCGGCCGCGGCGGGCCTTTCCGCAGCACTCGATGCGGAATCGTGGCAGGATCCACGTGTCCCGGTTGTGGCCAATGTGAACGCTGCCGCGATCACCAGCGCCGTCGAGGCGCGCGCGTTGCTCGTGCAGCAGCTCACCGCGCCGGTGCAGTGGACGCGTGTGATGCGCACCCTCGCCGAGTTGCACCCGGACGCCACCTTTGTGGAGATCGGGACCGGCGCCGTGCTGACCGGCTTGGCCCGCCGCATTGCGCCCTCCGTGAAGACCATGGCCTGTGGTACGGTGGCCGAAGTGGAAAAGCTGCTCGAACTCGCACAGCAGGAGAGCTGA
- a CDS encoding beta-ketoacyl-ACP synthase III: MKRPVAYIAGTGHAVPRRIVTNADIAAMGVDTNDEWIIERTGIRQRHIAGEGETLTSIAAEAARQAMDRAGVTPGEVDIIILGTASPDHLLPATAVEVQTALGCARAAAFDLSAACSGWLYSTIVAEALIANGSANTVLVIGAERLSGIVDWTDRNTCIVFGDGAGATVMRRSETGQRGVLSHFMRSDGALAELLWRPAGGGVLPFSPETFEKRQHYVQMSGREVFKHAVRSMAEATDRALDAARLTAADVDLLIPHQANIRIIDATAKHAGISMEKVFVNVDRFGNTSAASIPIALDDAVRQGVVKEGMTVLFAAFGAGFTWGSLVVRF; this comes from the coding sequence ATGAAGCGCCCGGTTGCCTACATCGCGGGCACGGGACACGCCGTGCCTCGCCGCATCGTCACCAACGCCGATATCGCGGCGATGGGCGTCGACACGAACGACGAGTGGATCATCGAGCGGACGGGCATCCGCCAGCGACACATCGCGGGTGAAGGCGAGACGCTCACCTCCATCGCCGCCGAGGCCGCACGTCAGGCCATGGATCGCGCGGGAGTGACGCCCGGTGAAGTGGATATCATCATCCTCGGCACCGCCTCACCGGACCATCTGCTGCCGGCGACCGCCGTGGAAGTGCAGACGGCGCTGGGATGCGCGCGCGCGGCCGCGTTCGATCTGTCGGCGGCCTGCTCCGGCTGGTTGTACAGCACCATTGTGGCGGAAGCACTCATCGCCAACGGTTCGGCCAACACGGTGCTCGTGATTGGTGCCGAACGCCTGAGCGGCATCGTGGACTGGACCGATCGCAACACCTGCATCGTGTTCGGCGACGGGGCCGGTGCCACCGTCATGCGGCGGTCCGAAACCGGCCAGCGTGGTGTGCTCTCGCACTTCATGCGTTCAGATGGTGCGCTCGCCGAATTGTTGTGGCGTCCCGCCGGTGGTGGGGTGTTGCCCTTCTCGCCCGAAACCTTCGAGAAGCGTCAACACTACGTGCAGATGTCAGGGCGTGAAGTGTTCAAGCACGCCGTGCGCTCCATGGCCGAAGCCACCGATCGTGCCCTCGACGCGGCCCGCCTGACGGCCGCCGATGTCGACCTGCTCATTCCGCATCAGGCCAACATCCGCATCATCGACGCCACTGCGAAACATGCTGGCATCTCGATGGAAAAAGTGTTCGTGAACGTCGACCGATTCGGCAACACATCGGCCGCCTCCATCCCGATCGCACTCGACGATGCCGTGAGGCAGGGCGTCGTGAAAGAAGGGATGACGGTGCTCTTCGCAGCCTTTGGCGCCGGCTTCACGTGGGGCTCTCTGGTCGTGCGTTTCTGA
- the plsX gene encoding phosphate acyltransferase PlsX yields the protein MARIAVDAMGGDFAPRAPIAGALHALGALPPHHEIELVGQTAVIESELDALLRGELAELAHVRDRITIVEAPDVIEMSDKPSAALRRKPNSSMVVGVKRVADGVAHGFVSAGSTGAQMAVSFMLLKLHPGLTRPAIGAIFPSMQQPLLVLDVGANVDCAPAELVQFARIGTVYAKALLGRENPAVGLLSVGEEAEKGNLAVKDAHQLLLNAGLNFIGNVEGRDLPRGVCDRGPIDVVVCDGFTGNVLLKFYESIGPMLIGMVSKVAQLDPRQVMGSLKQFDVDEYGGSPLLGVRGVSIISHGKSSPKAIKNAIAVAIRAWESGMTDEIGRRLAESVPDASDTGSAT from the coding sequence TTGGCGCGCATCGCCGTGGATGCCATGGGGGGTGACTTTGCCCCCCGGGCCCCCATTGCGGGTGCGCTCCATGCGCTCGGAGCGCTGCCCCCGCATCACGAAATCGAGCTGGTCGGCCAGACGGCCGTCATCGAGTCCGAACTCGACGCGCTCTTGCGCGGCGAGCTCGCCGAGTTGGCGCACGTCCGTGATCGGATCACGATCGTTGAAGCTCCCGATGTCATCGAGATGTCGGACAAGCCGTCCGCTGCGCTCCGCCGAAAGCCCAACAGCTCCATGGTCGTCGGCGTCAAACGCGTCGCCGACGGAGTCGCACACGGTTTTGTCTCCGCCGGCAGCACCGGTGCGCAGATGGCCGTGTCGTTCATGCTACTCAAGCTGCACCCGGGCCTGACCCGTCCGGCGATTGGCGCCATCTTCCCCTCCATGCAGCAACCGCTGCTGGTGCTGGATGTGGGCGCCAATGTCGATTGTGCCCCTGCCGAACTCGTGCAGTTCGCGCGCATCGGCACGGTGTACGCCAAGGCGCTGCTCGGACGCGAGAATCCGGCCGTCGGACTGCTGTCCGTCGGCGAGGAAGCCGAGAAGGGCAATCTCGCCGTGAAAGACGCCCATCAGTTGTTGCTGAACGCCGGGCTCAACTTCATCGGCAATGTGGAAGGTCGTGATCTGCCACGTGGCGTCTGCGATCGTGGCCCGATCGACGTGGTCGTCTGCGACGGCTTCACGGGCAACGTGCTGCTCAAGTTCTACGAGAGCATCGGCCCCATGTTGATCGGCATGGTCTCCAAGGTCGCGCAGCTCGATCCCCGACAGGTGATGGGCTCCCTCAAGCAGTTCGATGTCGACGAGTATGGTGGATCACCGCTGCTGGGTGTGCGCGGCGTGTCGATCATCTCGCACGGCAAGAGCTCCCCGAAGGCCATCAAGAATGCCATCGCGGTCGCCATTCGCGCCTGGGAGTCGGGCATGACGGACGAAATCGGTCGCCGTCTCGCCGAATCCGTTCCCGACGCCTCCGATACCGGTTCGGCCACATGA
- the rpmF gene encoding 50S ribosomal protein L32: MAVPKRRTSKRRKRARNTHKVAPAIVIQSCPQCSAAKRPHRVCAECGYYAGEQRVAAQEA, from the coding sequence ATGGCCGTACCAAAGCGCCGCACATCCAAGCGGCGGAAGCGCGCCCGCAACACGCACAAGGTAGCGCCCGCCATCGTGATCCAGTCGTGCCCGCAGTGTAGCGCCGCGAAGCGTCCGCATCGTGTCTGTGCGGAATGCGGTTACTACGCGGGTGAGCAGCGGGTAGCGGCGCAGGAAGCATAA
- a CDS encoding YceD family protein → MLYFDIRSLEAGAESVDGTLEVSDPVWQESDARPVEPGVHVVGRLSGAGAGRFYFSGRFEGAAVAECRRCLREVTVPVSDEVHLLFAESEVDEADEDDVVPIPAGERDLDLRPALREEWLMAVPAFALCREDCQGFCPSCGTDRNSEACTCPPPSDPRWDGLRVAREPQS, encoded by the coding sequence ATGCTGTACTTCGACATCCGCAGTTTGGAAGCCGGTGCCGAGAGTGTCGATGGGACACTTGAGGTGAGTGATCCGGTGTGGCAGGAGAGCGACGCGCGTCCGGTGGAACCCGGGGTGCACGTGGTCGGTCGCCTGTCGGGTGCGGGTGCTGGTCGGTTTTATTTCAGTGGCCGATTCGAGGGTGCAGCGGTGGCGGAGTGCAGGCGGTGTCTGCGCGAAGTCACGGTACCGGTGTCGGACGAGGTGCATCTGTTGTTTGCCGAGTCGGAAGTCGACGAGGCGGATGAAGATGACGTCGTGCCGATTCCTGCCGGTGAGCGGGATCTCGATCTACGTCCGGCGTTGCGTGAGGAGTGGCTGATGGCCGTTCCCGCGTTTGCGCTCTGCCGGGAAGATTGTCAGGGGTTCTGTCCGTCGTGCGGTACCGATCGCAATTCGGAGGCATGCACCTGTCCTCCACCCTCGGATCCCCGTTGGGATGGTTTGCGCGTCGCGCGCGAGCCGCAATCCTGA
- the ndk gene encoding nucleoside-diphosphate kinase translates to MAGRRTLTIVKPDAFANGKAGLIIALLEKSGFVIKASRVMHLTQAQAGEFYAVHKERGFYPELVEFMTSGPCMPLVLERDDAVATLRTVIGATDPAEAAEGTVRKLYAESKGRNAIHASDSDENAEREARFFFAEADVLAG, encoded by the coding sequence ATGGCTGGTCGTCGCACTCTTACCATCGTGAAGCCCGATGCCTTTGCCAATGGCAAGGCGGGGCTCATCATCGCGCTGCTCGAGAAGTCGGGCTTTGTGATCAAGGCGTCGCGCGTGATGCACCTGACGCAGGCGCAGGCCGGCGAGTTCTATGCCGTGCACAAGGAACGTGGGTTCTATCCGGAGCTGGTGGAATTCATGACGAGCGGCCCGTGCATGCCGCTGGTGCTCGAGCGCGATGACGCCGTGGCCACGCTGCGCACGGTGATCGGCGCCACCGACCCGGCCGAAGCGGCCGAAGGCACGGTGCGCAAGCTGTACGCGGAATCGAAGGGACGGAACGCGATTCACGCGTCGGATTCCGACGAGAATGCCGAGCGCGAAGCCCGTTTCTTCTTCGCCGAAGCCGACGTCCTGGCAGGCTGA
- a CDS encoding CBS domain-containing protein — MPSRLADLLSAARLRVPMSAATLADAAHELARCLEEGGSLSHPELLQERIEEARPEDVVGLADRAFVVHYRTEAVKDLVVALGRAVKPVCRVLDDEEKQCARIVILVCSPPRQLARHLQVVGAFARALSKPAHVDALLAADTPGAVMGLPFLTATDLPPQLTVRELMTVQPRTVGPDAPLKSAVLEMVRSGLGGLPVVDADNRVVGMLSERELLRDLVSRYLPRAGGVATPQPPTTARRTVSDLMTRQVLCVAPDQPLAEVASLMLNKDVDRVPVVKNDRLVGFLTRGDIVRKLIGF; from the coding sequence ATGCCTTCACGCCTCGCAGACCTGCTCTCCGCCGCACGCCTGCGTGTGCCGATGAGTGCGGCGACTCTGGCCGACGCGGCCCATGAACTCGCGCGCTGCCTCGAAGAAGGGGGCAGCCTGTCGCATCCCGAGTTGCTGCAGGAACGCATCGAGGAGGCGCGCCCCGAGGACGTGGTGGGGCTGGCCGACCGGGCCTTCGTGGTCCACTACCGCACCGAGGCCGTGAAAGACCTCGTGGTGGCCCTCGGTCGGGCGGTGAAGCCGGTGTGCCGCGTCCTCGATGACGAGGAGAAACAGTGCGCCCGCATCGTGATTCTGGTGTGCTCACCACCACGTCAGTTAGCCAGGCATCTCCAGGTGGTGGGTGCGTTTGCCCGCGCACTCTCGAAGCCGGCGCACGTGGACGCCCTGCTGGCCGCCGATACGCCGGGGGCGGTGATGGGCCTGCCGTTTCTGACCGCCACCGATCTCCCGCCACAGCTCACGGTCCGGGAGTTGATGACCGTCCAGCCACGCACCGTCGGGCCCGATGCGCCGCTCAAGAGCGCCGTCCTCGAAATGGTGCGGTCCGGCCTCGGCGGATTGCCGGTGGTGGACGCAGACAACCGGGTCGTCGGCATGTTGAGCGAACGGGAGCTGCTGCGGGACCTCGTGAGCCGTTATCTTCCCCGCGCTGGGGGCGTCGCAACTCCTCAGCCGCCCACCACGGCGCGTCGAACGGTGAGTGACTTGATGACCCGTCAGGTCCTCTGTGTCGCTCCCGATCAGCCGCTGGCCGAAGTGGCGTCTCTCATGCTCAACAAGGACGTCGACCGGGTGCCCGTGGTGAAGAACGACCGTTTGGTCGGCTTCCTGACTCGCGGGGACATCGTTCGCAAATTGATCGGATTCTGA